From a region of the Paralichthys olivaceus isolate ysfri-2021 chromosome 4, ASM2471397v2, whole genome shotgun sequence genome:
- the arrdc1a gene encoding arrestin domain-containing protein 1a isoform X2, whose translation MGKLQQFEISFDQNKVVYSPGESISGTVSVKLGQALLCKAIKVNCNGFCGITTKVNDTAWMAEEQYFNSTVSVADKGTLKQGEHTFPFKFLIPATAPTSYEGNYGKIIYRVRAFIDTPRFAKDYNTEKAFYLLSLLNLNEVPDIWGTCSSAVTQQFTYMLVKSGTVVLKAQTDMKGYTPGQIIQVTANIHNQSGKTTGNMAASLMQRVTYETKRPTHDLRNVVDVEGGAVKPGKEVEWKEQIIIPPLPQSSLAGCDLIKIEYYVKVSLKSPDVMLTLPIHIGNVSLDKKLHPSKKAKPSSAAAEETPDPASTSATTPTPTPRPAPKPAPRPTPRPRGSSHNSPSAPPAEYHHGAEGGAPVNDGYPNKRQSQLVSPNAFSYAPGLFFPQNQSPSGPGAAASGSTGATAPYPTENAATSVPTSLILPPEYGNSAYPQEAPPSYDESCNT comes from the exons CCATCAAAGTGAACTGCAATGGTTTCTGTGGCATCACTACCAAGGTGAACGACACGGCGTGGATGGCGGAGGAACAGTACTTCAACAGCACCGTCTCTGTCGCAGACAAAG GAACACTGAAACAGGGAGAACACACTTTTCCCTTCAAGTTTCTCATACCAG CCACTGCTCCCACATCCTATGAAGGCAACTATGGCAAAATCATTTACAGAGTGAGGGCTTTTATTGACACACCACGGTTTGCCAAGGACTACAACACGGAGAAGGCTTTCTACCTGCTCAGCCTCCTAAACCTGAATGAAGTGCCAGACATATGG GGAACCTGCTCATCCGCAGTGACCCAGCAGTTCACCTACATGTTGGTGAAATCAGGCACAGTCGTCCTGAAGGCCCAGACTGACATGAAGGGTTACACACCAGGCCAGATCATCCAGGTAACAGCCAACATCCACAACCAGTCTGGGAAGACTACAGGCAACATGGCGGCCAGCCTGATGCAG AGAGTGACCTATGAGACGAAGAGGCCCACGCATGATCTGAGAAATGTAGTGGACGTGGAGGGAGGTGCGGTGAAGCCTGGCAAGGAGGTGGAGTGGAAGGAGCAGATCATCATTCCTCCTCTCCCGCAGTCCTCGCTGGCTGGCTGTGATCTTATAAAGATTGAATATTACGTTAAA gTCAGTTTAAAGTCTCCAGACGTGATGCTGACACTACCCATCCACATCGGGAACGTCTCACTTGACAAAAAACTGCACCCTTCCAAAAAAGCAAAACcttcttctgcagcagctgaggagacACCAGACCCAGCGTCCACCTCTGCCACTACTCCCACACCGACCCCTCGCCCTGCCCCAAAACCCGCTCCCCGTCCCACCCCACGCCCCAGGGGGTCTTCCCATAATTCCCCCAGTGCTCCTCCAGCTGAGTACCACCATGGAGCAGAGGGTGGGGCTCCAGTAAACGATGGCTACCCCAACAAGCGACAGTCTCAGCTGGTGTCACCAAATGCTTTCAGCTATGCCCCCGGGCTGTTTTTCCCCCAGAACCAGTCACCCAGTGGGCCTGGCGCTGCAGCCAGTGGCTCCACAGGGGCCACAGCACCTTATCCAACTGAGAACGCTGCTACCTCTGTACCAACATCACTCATCCTGCCACCAGAGTATGGAAACTCAGCTTATCCTCAAG AGGCTCCACCGTCTTATGATGAGAGCTGCAACACATGA
- the arrdc1a gene encoding arrestin domain-containing protein 1a isoform X1 — protein MGKLQQFEISFDQNKVVYSPGESISGTVSVKLGQALLCKAIKVNCNGFCGITTKVNDTAWMAEEQYFNSTVSVADKGTLKQGEHTFPFKFLIPATAPTSYEGNYGKIIYRVRAFIDTPRFAKDYNTEKAFYLLSLLNLNEVPDIWGTCSSAVTQQFTYMLVKSGTVVLKAQTDMKGYTPGQIIQVTANIHNQSGKTTGNMAASLMQRVTYETKRPTHDLRNVVDVEGGAVKPGKEVEWKEQIIIPPLPQSSLAGCDLIKIEYYVKVSLKSPDVMLTLPIHIGNVSLDKKLHPSKKAKPSSAAAEETPDPASTSATTPTPTPRPAPKPAPRPTPRPRGSSHNSPSAPPAEYHHGAEGGAPVNDGYPNKRQSQLVSPNAFSYAPGLFFPQNQSPSGPGAAASGSTGATAPYPTENAATSVPTSLILPPEYGNSAYPQAAFRHALTSGDHPEKLGGVCVNANVQVRASRVSEDILQLAP, from the exons CCATCAAAGTGAACTGCAATGGTTTCTGTGGCATCACTACCAAGGTGAACGACACGGCGTGGATGGCGGAGGAACAGTACTTCAACAGCACCGTCTCTGTCGCAGACAAAG GAACACTGAAACAGGGAGAACACACTTTTCCCTTCAAGTTTCTCATACCAG CCACTGCTCCCACATCCTATGAAGGCAACTATGGCAAAATCATTTACAGAGTGAGGGCTTTTATTGACACACCACGGTTTGCCAAGGACTACAACACGGAGAAGGCTTTCTACCTGCTCAGCCTCCTAAACCTGAATGAAGTGCCAGACATATGG GGAACCTGCTCATCCGCAGTGACCCAGCAGTTCACCTACATGTTGGTGAAATCAGGCACAGTCGTCCTGAAGGCCCAGACTGACATGAAGGGTTACACACCAGGCCAGATCATCCAGGTAACAGCCAACATCCACAACCAGTCTGGGAAGACTACAGGCAACATGGCGGCCAGCCTGATGCAG AGAGTGACCTATGAGACGAAGAGGCCCACGCATGATCTGAGAAATGTAGTGGACGTGGAGGGAGGTGCGGTGAAGCCTGGCAAGGAGGTGGAGTGGAAGGAGCAGATCATCATTCCTCCTCTCCCGCAGTCCTCGCTGGCTGGCTGTGATCTTATAAAGATTGAATATTACGTTAAA gTCAGTTTAAAGTCTCCAGACGTGATGCTGACACTACCCATCCACATCGGGAACGTCTCACTTGACAAAAAACTGCACCCTTCCAAAAAAGCAAAACcttcttctgcagcagctgaggagacACCAGACCCAGCGTCCACCTCTGCCACTACTCCCACACCGACCCCTCGCCCTGCCCCAAAACCCGCTCCCCGTCCCACCCCACGCCCCAGGGGGTCTTCCCATAATTCCCCCAGTGCTCCTCCAGCTGAGTACCACCATGGAGCAGAGGGTGGGGCTCCAGTAAACGATGGCTACCCCAACAAGCGACAGTCTCAGCTGGTGTCACCAAATGCTTTCAGCTATGCCCCCGGGCTGTTTTTCCCCCAGAACCAGTCACCCAGTGGGCCTGGCGCTGCAGCCAGTGGCTCCACAGGGGCCACAGCACCTTATCCAACTGAGAACGCTGCTACCTCTGTACCAACATCACTCATCCTGCCACCAGAGTATGGAAACTCAGCTTATCCTCAAG ctgctttcagacatgcactgacctcCGGAGATCATCCGGAGAAACTcggaggtgtatgtgtgaatgcaaatgtccaagtcagagcctccagagtttctgaggATATACTCCAGCTGGCCCCCTAA